The Fimbriimonas ginsengisoli Gsoil 348 genome window below encodes:
- a CDS encoding carbohydrate ABC transporter permease, which produces MQTSSAAHKPSPGLRRWIRKNKTGFLFISPWLIGFLVFTLGPFLSSIALSFHSYDLASAPKWVGNLNYQTLLHDDPMFWSSLWVTVRYAAASVPLGIVAGVALALLLNAKVKGQTIFRTIFYLPSIVPAVANAIVFSWILNPEIGLLNGILRAVGIEGPAWLNDTAWAPWSLVLMSLWSVGGSMVIYLAGLQDIPIHLYEAATLDGASAFQRMRRITIPLLTPVIFFNLVMGIIGSFQYFTEAFIMTKGGPEGSTTFYALYLFNRAWQYLDMGYACAMAWIVFIVVMVITGLVFRSQRRWVHFGD; this is translated from the coding sequence ATGCAAACTTCATCCGCCGCCCATAAACCGAGTCCCGGCCTTAGGCGATGGATTCGGAAGAATAAGACTGGGTTTCTATTTATCAGCCCCTGGCTAATCGGCTTCCTCGTTTTTACGCTGGGACCGTTCCTAAGCAGCATCGCCCTCTCCTTTCACAGCTACGACCTGGCGAGTGCTCCCAAATGGGTCGGCAATCTGAACTACCAGACCCTGCTGCACGACGACCCGATGTTTTGGTCGTCACTGTGGGTAACCGTCCGCTACGCTGCGGCCTCGGTACCACTTGGAATCGTGGCAGGCGTTGCTCTGGCCCTGCTTCTCAACGCGAAGGTCAAAGGGCAAACGATCTTCCGGACGATCTTTTATTTGCCGTCGATCGTGCCGGCCGTGGCGAACGCGATCGTGTTTAGCTGGATATTAAATCCGGAAATCGGACTTCTGAACGGCATTTTGCGAGCCGTGGGGATCGAGGGGCCGGCATGGTTGAACGACACCGCCTGGGCCCCGTGGAGCCTCGTTCTGATGTCGCTCTGGTCGGTCGGCGGGAGCATGGTGATTTACCTCGCCGGGCTCCAAGATATTCCAATCCATCTCTACGAAGCCGCAACGCTGGATGGAGCCTCCGCCTTCCAGCGAATGCGCCGAATCACCATTCCGTTGCTGACCCCGGTGATCTTCTTCAATCTCGTGATGGGGATCATTGGATCGTTCCAGTACTTCACCGAAGCGTTCATCATGACCAAGGGTGGACCCGAGGGAAGCACCACGTTCTACGCCCTCTATCTGTTCAACCGGGCCTGGCAATACCTGGACATGGGCTACGCCTGCGCCATGGCTTGGATCGTGTTTATCGTCGTCATGGTGATCACGGGACTGGTGTTCCGCAGCCAGAGAAGGTGGGTGCACTTTGGAGATTAA